From Paenibacillus sp. PK3_47, the proteins below share one genomic window:
- a CDS encoding lytic transglycosylase domain-containing protein produces the protein MSWLRKKRVLLLLFIGFTAVLFLGTNWMSWFYPIHFKEEIREHSTTYETDPFLVAAIIRVETNFKTGQESKKGALGLMQLMPDTAKWALEQAKLPDVSLDELKAEPSANIELGTWYLSWLDRQFAGNRTAVIAAYNAGPGKVTSWIKDGDWDGTESAVKDIPFGETRHYVQRVIYYYNQYRELYNEI, from the coding sequence ATGAGTTGGCTGCGTAAAAAGAGAGTGCTGCTTCTGTTATTTATCGGCTTCACCGCTGTTTTATTTTTAGGTACGAACTGGATGTCCTGGTTTTATCCGATCCATTTTAAAGAAGAGATCCGCGAGCACAGCACCACTTATGAAACTGACCCGTTCCTGGTCGCAGCCATTATCCGTGTGGAGACGAATTTCAAGACCGGCCAGGAATCGAAGAAGGGCGCACTTGGTCTCATGCAGCTGATGCCGGATACAGCAAAGTGGGCGCTTGAGCAGGCCAAGCTTCCCGATGTTTCACTGGACGAGCTGAAAGCAGAGCCCTCTGCCAATATTGAGCTTGGAACATGGTATTTGTCCTGGCTGGACCGTCAGTTTGCAGGCAACCGTACCGCTGTCATAGCTGCTTATAATGCCGGTCCCGGCAAAGTGACGAGCTGGATAAAGGACGGGGACTGGGATGGTACGGAGTCTGCTGTGAAGGATATTCCGTTTGGCGAGACCCGTCATTATGTCCAGCGCGTAATTTATTATTACAACCAGTACAGAGAGCTTTACAATGAGATCTGA
- the phoU gene encoding phosphate signaling complex protein PhoU, protein MIRRKEFDKDLEELRSLLEQMGEHVIDALDGAIVALQTLDTVRAQEIVKADLRLNAMEDKIMEIGSRLIITQQPVAKDLRRIIVAFKISSDLERMGDLALDVAKVTMRIQGQQLIKPLVDIPRMAEIVSGMITEAIQSYLDENTDLAYKMAQDDDQVDHLYSATINELYTYMVEKPESLNQAMLLTLVGRYIERIADHATNIGESVVYLVTGKRPDLNQ, encoded by the coding sequence ATGATTCGCAGAAAAGAATTTGATAAAGACCTGGAAGAGCTGCGCAGCCTGCTGGAGCAAATGGGGGAGCATGTCATTGATGCCCTGGATGGAGCAATCGTGGCCTTGCAGACGCTTGATACCGTTCGTGCACAAGAAATCGTCAAAGCTGATCTACGGCTGAATGCGATGGAAGACAAAATCATGGAGATCGGTTCACGGTTAATTATTACCCAGCAGCCGGTTGCCAAAGACCTACGCAGAATTATTGTAGCCTTCAAAATTTCCAGTGATTTGGAGCGGATGGGTGATTTGGCGCTGGATGTGGCAAAGGTAACGATGCGCATCCAGGGACAACAGCTGATCAAACCGCTGGTGGACATTCCGCGTATGGCTGAAATTGTGTCCGGAATGATTACGGAGGCGATCCAGTCCTATCTGGATGAGAATACGGATCTGGCCTACAAAATGGCACAGGATGACGACCAGGTGGATCATCTCTACAGCGCTACGATTAATGAGCTGTATACCTATATGGTTGAAAAGCCGGAATCCCTTAACCAGGCCATGCTGCTGACGCTGGTCGGCCGCTATATTGAGCGGATCGCTGACCATGCGACCAACATCGGGGAAAGCGTAGTTTATCTGGTTACAGGCAAACGTCCGGATCTGAACCAATAA
- a CDS encoding manganese efflux pump — protein MISPLFSLLLLAFALSLDGFGVGITYGLRKMKIPLLSIMIISLCSGIVICVSMQVGVLLANVVSPDAASVIGAVILVLMGCWSLIQMLMQKEKGQDSEETQGKEEEAAEEGEAAGIAAFNDGALVNDHAGAAAVPKSEVFSLELRHLGVVIQILRTPSSADMDASGSISSMEAMLLGIALSLDAFGAGLGAALLGFSPVSTSLMIALFSGTFLLLGMKTGLKLSGNYWMKHAGLLPALLLIAMGIMKLL, from the coding sequence GTGATCAGCCCTTTGTTTTCGCTGCTGCTGCTGGCTTTTGCCCTTAGTTTGGACGGTTTTGGTGTAGGCATTACATATGGATTGCGCAAAATGAAAATACCATTGCTTTCAATTATGATTATCTCGCTGTGTTCGGGGATAGTCATTTGTGTCTCTATGCAGGTAGGTGTGCTGCTGGCGAATGTGGTATCGCCTGATGCCGCCTCCGTCATCGGGGCAGTGATCCTGGTTCTGATGGGCTGCTGGTCCCTGATCCAGATGCTGATGCAAAAGGAGAAAGGGCAGGATTCAGAGGAAACACAGGGAAAAGAGGAGGAGGCAGCTGAAGAGGGCGAGGCCGCAGGAATTGCCGCTTTTAACGACGGAGCACTGGTGAATGACCATGCTGGCGCTGCAGCGGTGCCCAAATCGGAAGTGTTCTCGCTTGAACTGCGGCATCTGGGAGTTGTTATCCAAATTCTCCGGACCCCGTCTTCAGCAGATATGGATGCCTCGGGCAGTATCTCTTCCATGGAAGCCATGCTGCTGGGGATTGCCTTGTCGCTGGATGCCTTTGGCGCCGGCCTTGGAGCTGCGCTGCTTGGATTCAGTCCTGTATCAACGTCGCTGATGATCGCGCTGTTCAGTGGTACTTTTTTGCTGCTGGGGATGAAAACCGGGCTGAAACTGTCGGGCAACTATTGGATGAAGCATGCCGGTCTGCTGCCTGCGTTATTACTGATTGCAATGGGAATAATGAAGCTGTTATGA
- a CDS encoding alpha/beta-type small acid-soluble spore protein: MGQSNNNNSNNLVVPNASSALEQLKFEVAQELGITLSPDGYQGNKTSYENGSIGGYITKRLVTLAEQQLAGQFR; the protein is encoded by the coding sequence ATGGGCCAAAGCAATAACAACAACTCCAACAACCTGGTAGTTCCAAACGCAAGCAGTGCATTGGAACAACTGAAGTTTGAGGTAGCTCAAGAATTGGGCATCACTCTTTCTCCAGACGGATATCAAGGGAATAAAACTTCTTACGAAAACGGTTCGATCGGAGGTTACATCACTAAACGTCTTGTAACCCTGGCAGAACAACAATTGGCAGGTCAATTCAGATAA
- a CDS encoding transcriptional regulator — protein sequence MSRFEQQYGEWVASNMENENNHRRKELLGKGLGHGTVEFLRTVWFPVIGNLDHLFPEWEVRDFNNGYRYLDLAYMPGGVKGGIEIQGYGPHARDLDVRRFKDLCRRHCLLALDGWTFLPVAYPSIVEEPKQCQQLVLSFVGKFTATDVPSTLTWMEAETLRFARRLLRTFTPLELAQHLKVSDKHARRLLHEMVEHQLLDVAGGGRQRYRTYQLRV from the coding sequence ATGTCGCGATTTGAGCAGCAGTACGGGGAATGGGTAGCCAGTAACATGGAGAATGAGAATAACCATCGGCGGAAGGAGTTACTCGGCAAAGGATTAGGTCATGGAACTGTCGAATTTCTCCGCACCGTATGGTTTCCGGTAATCGGCAATCTGGATCATCTGTTTCCGGAATGGGAGGTACGTGATTTCAACAACGGCTACCGCTATCTGGATTTGGCCTACATGCCTGGGGGTGTAAAGGGCGGAATTGAGATTCAGGGCTATGGGCCTCATGCCAGGGATCTTGATGTCAGGAGGTTCAAGGATTTATGCCGCCGTCACTGCCTGCTGGCGCTGGATGGCTGGACCTTTCTCCCCGTCGCCTATCCCTCTATCGTAGAGGAGCCGAAGCAGTGCCAGCAGCTGGTGCTGTCTTTTGTAGGCAAATTCACTGCGACGGACGTTCCTTCGACACTGACATGGATGGAAGCTGAAACGTTGCGGTTCGCAAGGCGCCTGCTCCGGACGTTCACTCCTCTGGAACTGGCACAACATCTCAAAGTATCTGACAAGCACGCCAGACGTCTCCTCCACGAAATGGTCGAACATCAGCTGCTGGACGTTGCCGGCGGCGGGCGCCAGCGTTACCGGACGTATCAGTTGAGGGTATGA
- the coaE gene encoding dephospho-CoA kinase (Dephospho-CoA kinase (CoaE) performs the final step in coenzyme A biosynthesis.), with translation MIMGLTGGIASGKSTVSALFAGKGARLVDADVIAREVMLPGHPVLAAAVQAFGSGILQGDGTLDRARLGEIVFRDPGARQKLNDLTHPAIRKEIKDQMYTWESQNPQGLVIVDIPLLYESQLESLFERVTVVYVPREVQLTRLMERNGLSREQAEGRLNAQMDIEEKRSRADYVIDNSGDLAHTEQQVASLWDRLGLL, from the coding sequence ATGATTATGGGCTTAACCGGAGGCATTGCTTCCGGAAAAAGCACGGTATCCGCACTGTTTGCGGGTAAAGGAGCACGGCTGGTCGACGCCGATGTCATCGCGAGGGAAGTCATGCTCCCGGGGCATCCGGTGCTGGCTGCAGCCGTGCAGGCGTTTGGCAGCGGGATTTTGCAGGGTGACGGTACCCTGGACCGGGCCAGGCTGGGAGAGATTGTGTTCCGTGATCCCGGAGCGCGCCAGAAGCTGAATGATCTGACACATCCGGCGATCCGCAAGGAAATCAAAGATCAGATGTATACATGGGAATCCCAAAATCCGCAGGGACTCGTTATCGTGGATATCCCTCTTTTGTACGAGTCACAGCTGGAAAGTCTTTTTGAAAGAGTTACGGTCGTCTACGTTCCCCGGGAGGTCCAGCTAACCCGCCTGATGGAACGTAACGGGCTGTCCCGTGAACAGGCGGAGGGGCGGCTTAATGCCCAGATGGATATTGAAGAGAAACGCAGCAGGGCTGATTATGTCATTGATAACAGCGGTGATCTTGCCCATACTGAGCAGCAGGTTGCATCATTGTGGGACAGGCTGGGCTTATTATGA
- a CDS encoding rhamnogalacturonan lyase, with protein MSIQMEHLDRGLAAVCTSEGIFISWRLWGQEVTGATDKGLNGADFRLYRSGSLIAEISDSTNYLDKAGTQEDSYSVAAVMNGEEQERCAEIRPWETPYLEIPLQKPANGVTPSGQPYTYSANDMSVGDVDGDGEYEYFVKWDPSNAKDVSHAGYTGNVYLDCYKQNGTLLYRIDLGVNIRAGAHYTQFLVYDFDGDGRAELMFKTAPGTRIIRYGDGVPESETFITLLPEDEEAGYSHKDDYRMNGAGYAAHVAEMFRSWHLHEEVVAGHWPATLEECFGIAPQYAYPLTREDAVKLADYFLDVYAPSRSERNKLRQFEGFILQGPEYLSVFRGATGEELATVRYKPGRHDDGLMWGDYSWNRIEPGNRVDRFLAGVAYLDGSKPYALFARGYYTRAAIAAYSWDGQELKERWYTDSGWVTMNNPFNDTLHGQDGRNPGFGGLAKQGAHALSTADVDGDGCQEIIYGSATVDHDGSILYSSGGILPEGSAAPGEYAKLGHGDALHVAVVDPDREGLQIYMVHEEGIHGPYGYTLRDAATGEVLYGDFAREDVGRGMIGKVDPDVPGLQTWCSESHLAHEPSRGLRSAKGEQLDEQAPGTNMNIKWAADMTTQFISGTFDEPVAIEDWKRGRLLTAEGTRSNNGTKGNPCLVADLFGDWREELVVRTEDSTAIRIYMSTEVTDRKLYTLMHDPQYRTGVAWQNVVYNQPCYTSFYLGTDMNWSKVPVPDLS; from the coding sequence ATGAGCATACAAATGGAACATTTGGACCGGGGGCTGGCGGCCGTCTGCACCTCCGAAGGAATATTTATCAGCTGGAGACTATGGGGACAGGAGGTGACCGGGGCCACAGACAAGGGTCTGAATGGAGCAGATTTCCGCCTATACCGCAGCGGCTCTTTAATTGCAGAGATCAGTGACAGCACGAATTACCTGGATAAAGCAGGTACCCAGGAAGACAGCTATTCAGTTGCTGCAGTAATGAACGGGGAGGAGCAGGAGCGCTGCGCAGAAATCCGTCCGTGGGAAACTCCTTATCTGGAAATTCCGCTGCAAAAGCCTGCAAACGGGGTTACCCCTTCCGGCCAGCCCTACACCTACAGCGCCAATGACATGAGTGTCGGTGACGTGGACGGTGACGGGGAATACGAATATTTCGTCAAATGGGATCCGTCCAATGCCAAGGATGTCTCCCATGCAGGCTATACAGGCAATGTGTATCTGGACTGCTACAAGCAAAACGGCACGCTACTGTACCGGATTGACCTGGGAGTAAATATTCGTGCCGGAGCCCACTACACACAGTTTCTGGTATACGATTTCGACGGCGACGGCAGGGCCGAGCTGATGTTCAAAACAGCGCCAGGTACCCGAATCATCCGTTACGGTGACGGAGTGCCTGAATCTGAAACCTTCATTACCCTGCTGCCGGAGGATGAGGAAGCCGGATACAGTCATAAGGATGATTACCGGATGAACGGCGCCGGCTATGCAGCGCACGTGGCAGAGATGTTCCGGAGCTGGCACCTGCATGAGGAGGTAGTGGCCGGACATTGGCCGGCTACGCTGGAGGAATGCTTTGGAATAGCTCCGCAGTACGCTTACCCCCTCACCCGGGAGGATGCGGTGAAGCTGGCTGATTATTTCCTGGATGTATATGCCCCTTCAAGAAGCGAACGCAATAAGCTCCGCCAGTTCGAAGGTTTTATTCTGCAAGGGCCGGAGTACCTCAGCGTGTTCCGCGGCGCAACGGGAGAAGAACTGGCGACGGTCCGCTACAAGCCGGGACGCCACGATGACGGGCTGATGTGGGGAGACTATTCCTGGAACCGGATCGAGCCGGGAAACCGGGTGGACCGCTTCCTGGCAGGAGTGGCATACCTGGACGGCAGCAAGCCTTATGCGCTGTTTGCCCGCGGGTACTATACCCGCGCTGCGATAGCGGCATACAGCTGGGACGGGCAGGAGCTGAAGGAGAGATGGTACACCGACAGCGGCTGGGTCACCATGAATAATCCGTTTAATGATACGCTGCACGGGCAGGACGGCCGGAATCCGGGCTTCGGCGGACTGGCCAAGCAGGGCGCCCATGCCCTGTCTACCGCTGATGTGGACGGGGACGGCTGCCAGGAGATCATTTACGGGTCGGCGACTGTTGATCATGACGGCAGCATCCTGTACAGCTCCGGCGGAATTCTGCCGGAAGGGAGCGCAGCGCCCGGGGAATACGCCAAGCTGGGGCACGGAGATGCCCTGCATGTGGCGGTTGTCGATCCTGACCGGGAGGGTCTCCAGATTTATATGGTCCATGAGGAAGGCATTCATGGACCGTACGGATATACGCTGCGGGATGCTGCAACCGGAGAGGTACTGTACGGCGACTTCGCGAGGGAGGACGTGGGCAGGGGGATGATCGGCAAAGTAGATCCCGATGTACCGGGGCTGCAAACCTGGTGCAGCGAAAGCCACCTGGCCCATGAGCCGTCCAGGGGCCTGCGCTCCGCCAAGGGTGAACAGCTGGATGAGCAGGCCCCGGGGACCAATATGAACATCAAGTGGGCAGCAGACATGACAACCCAGTTCATCAGCGGCACGTTTGACGAACCTGTGGCCATTGAAGACTGGAAGCGGGGCCGGCTGCTGACAGCCGAAGGCACGCGCTCCAACAACGGCACCAAAGGCAATCCCTGCCTGGTGGCAGATCTGTTCGGCGATTGGCGGGAAGAGCTTGTGGTGCGTACGGAAGACAGCACAGCTATCCGGATCTATATGAGTACAGAGGTCACAGACCGGAAGCTGTACACTCTGATGCATGATCCGCAGTACCGGACAGGAGTGGCCTGGCAGAACGTGGTTTACAACCAGCCGTGCTACACCAGCTTTTATCTGGGCACGGACATGAACTGGTCCAAGGTGCCAGTCCCGGACTTGTCATAA
- the polA gene encoding DNA polymerase I, whose amino-acid sequence MDKLILIDGNNIIYRAFFAMPPLTNTAGQQTNAVYGFTTMLLRLLEEHKPSHIIVAFDAGKITFRHEGYEDYKGGRQKTPPELSEQFPLLKDLLRNLGVPQFEIAGYEADDIIGSISRQADEEGRQVIIVSGDKDMLQLASEHTTVALVRKGVTEVELYGPQQIREKYDLTPEQIIDLKGLMGDASDNIPGVPGVGEKTALKLLHQFGSVEGVLAGTGELKGKMKEKLEEHADSAIMSKKLATIFREVPLEHSWEDMTFSGIKSDTAGPALAKLEFKSLLERLSLSAYAPATEGEAAAQAAEAAVLDITIVGEKELEALNAELPRILALHVESSGENPHRSEVIGLGLSSPERHYYVPFELLASPAAEPLRAWLGDEKAPKSGYDLHRADLALHWQGISFAGAANDVQLAAYLLDPTEANQNLNDLTAKYGLPRLSPDEEVFGKGAKYKIPELDVLGQHVARKSATVLGIVEAQREALADTRMTGLFDDLEMPLSRILADMEKQGIAVNKQDLIDLGKEFEAQIASLVSEIYKICGTEFNLNSPKQLGEILFVKLGLPVVKKTKTGYSTDAEVLEKLAPYHDVVRLILQYRTIAKLQSTYVEGLLKEVSEETGKVHTFYRQTIAATGRLSSQFPNLQNIPIRLEEGRKIRKVFVPSEPGWSILSADYSQIELRVLAHISGDERMKEAFVEDLDIHTKTAMDVFGVTADQVDSNMRRSAKAVNFGIVYGISDYGLSQNLNITRKEASQFIEQYFEVFQGVRRYMEEIVVEAREQGYVTTLLERRRYLPEINAKNFNLRSFAERTAMNTPIQGTAADIIKLAMVHMDKALYERGLKSRMLLQVHDELVFEVPEEELELMKKLLPEVMAGALKLSVPLKAEVSYGSNWYEAK is encoded by the coding sequence GTGGACAAGTTGATACTTATAGATGGAAATAATATTATTTACCGCGCGTTTTTTGCGATGCCGCCGCTCACCAATACGGCCGGACAGCAGACAAACGCTGTATACGGATTCACAACGATGCTGCTGCGGCTGCTGGAAGAGCATAAACCGAGCCATATTATTGTAGCTTTTGATGCAGGCAAGATTACTTTTAGACATGAAGGGTATGAAGATTATAAAGGCGGGCGCCAAAAGACACCTCCAGAGTTATCAGAGCAGTTTCCGCTTCTGAAGGATCTGCTGCGTAATCTCGGGGTGCCGCAATTTGAAATCGCCGGCTATGAAGCAGATGATATTATCGGCAGCATTTCGCGCCAGGCGGATGAAGAGGGCCGGCAGGTAATCATTGTGTCCGGAGACAAGGATATGCTGCAGCTGGCGTCAGAGCACACAACTGTAGCGCTTGTCCGCAAAGGTGTGACCGAAGTCGAGCTCTATGGCCCGCAGCAGATCCGTGAGAAATACGATCTTACACCTGAGCAGATTATCGATCTCAAAGGCCTGATGGGCGATGCCAGCGATAACATTCCGGGTGTTCCCGGTGTCGGTGAGAAGACTGCGCTCAAGCTGCTGCATCAGTTCGGTTCGGTGGAAGGCGTACTTGCCGGAACCGGTGAGCTGAAGGGCAAAATGAAGGAAAAGCTGGAAGAACACGCGGACAGCGCAATCATGAGTAAAAAGCTGGCGACGATTTTCCGCGAAGTTCCGCTGGAGCATTCCTGGGAAGATATGACCTTCAGCGGAATCAAGAGCGACACTGCCGGGCCGGCACTAGCCAAGCTGGAATTTAAATCGCTGCTGGAACGCCTGTCATTAAGCGCGTATGCTCCTGCCACAGAGGGGGAAGCTGCCGCTCAGGCTGCTGAGGCGGCTGTGCTGGATATTACAATTGTCGGTGAGAAGGAGCTGGAAGCGCTGAACGCTGAGCTTCCACGGATTTTGGCGCTGCATGTGGAATCAAGCGGCGAGAATCCGCACAGGTCGGAAGTGATCGGACTGGGCTTGTCTTCGCCGGAACGTCACTATTACGTGCCGTTTGAGCTGCTGGCAAGTCCTGCGGCAGAGCCGCTGCGGGCCTGGCTGGGAGACGAGAAGGCGCCGAAAAGCGGCTATGACCTGCACCGGGCGGATCTGGCCTTGCACTGGCAGGGCATCTCTTTTGCCGGGGCGGCCAATGATGTGCAGCTGGCGGCCTATCTGCTGGATCCGACGGAAGCGAATCAGAATCTGAACGACCTTACTGCCAAATATGGACTGCCGCGACTGTCCCCCGATGAAGAGGTGTTCGGCAAAGGGGCTAAATATAAAATACCGGAGCTGGACGTCCTGGGCCAGCATGTAGCCCGTAAAAGCGCCACCGTGCTGGGAATTGTTGAAGCGCAGCGGGAGGCGTTGGCGGATACCCGGATGACTGGACTGTTCGATGACCTTGAAATGCCGTTGTCACGGATCCTGGCGGATATGGAGAAACAGGGGATTGCTGTCAACAAGCAGGACCTGATTGATCTGGGCAAGGAATTTGAGGCACAAATCGCCAGCCTGGTTAGCGAAATTTATAAGATTTGCGGGACAGAGTTTAATCTCAATTCGCCGAAGCAGCTTGGAGAAATCCTGTTTGTGAAATTGGGTCTTCCTGTCGTCAAAAAGACAAAGACCGGTTATTCAACGGATGCCGAGGTGCTGGAGAAGCTTGCTCCTTATCATGATGTGGTGCGCCTGATCCTGCAGTACAGAACGATTGCCAAGCTGCAGTCTACTTATGTGGAAGGTCTGCTTAAAGAAGTCTCTGAGGAAACCGGCAAGGTGCATACGTTCTACCGGCAGACGATTGCCGCAACCGGACGGCTGAGCAGCCAGTTCCCGAATCTGCAGAACATTCCGATCCGTCTGGAGGAAGGCCGCAAAATCCGTAAAGTGTTCGTCCCGTCAGAACCCGGCTGGTCGATCCTTTCTGCCGACTACTCGCAGATTGAGCTGCGCGTACTCGCCCATATTTCCGGTGATGAGCGGATGAAGGAAGCCTTCGTAGAGGATCTGGATATTCACACGAAGACAGCCATGGATGTATTTGGCGTAACAGCCGATCAGGTGGACAGCAACATGCGCCGTTCCGCCAAGGCGGTTAACTTCGGGATCGTATACGGCATCAGCGATTATGGACTTTCGCAGAATCTTAATATTACGCGTAAGGAAGCGTCCCAGTTTATTGAACAGTATTTCGAAGTGTTCCAGGGTGTCCGCCGCTATATGGAAGAGATCGTAGTGGAAGCACGCGAACAGGGCTATGTAACCACCCTGCTGGAACGCCGCCGCTATCTGCCGGAGATTAATGCCAAGAACTTTAATCTGCGCTCTTTTGCCGAACGTACTGCAATGAATACTCCGATCCAGGGAACGGCTGCAGATATTATCAAGCTCGCTATGGTTCACATGGACAAGGCGCTGTACGAGCGCGGACTGAAGAGCCGCATGCTGCTGCAGGTACACGATGAGCTTGTATTCGAAGTGCCTGAGGAGGAGCTGGAACTGATGAAGAAGCTGCTGCCTGAGGTTATGGCCGGAGCACTGAAGCTTTCTGTCCCGCTTAAGGCAGAGGTAAGTTATGGCAGCAACTGGTACGAGGCGAAATAG
- the nrdR gene encoding transcriptional regulator NrdR, with amino-acid sequence MKCPYCDHTNTKVLDSRPANENKSIRRRRECERCSKRFTTFEMIEETPLIVIKKDGSREEFSRDKILRGLIRACEKRPVSVERLESIVSEVEKSLRGIALAEIESRQIGELVMEQLYPVDEVAYVRFASVYRQFKDINMFMKELKGLLSKNTDELDGL; translated from the coding sequence ATGAAGTGTCCTTATTGCGATCACACGAACACCAAGGTGCTTGATTCGCGTCCGGCCAACGAGAATAAGTCCATCCGGCGCAGGCGTGAATGTGAGCGCTGCAGCAAACGCTTTACTACCTTCGAGATGATTGAAGAGACCCCGCTCATCGTAATCAAAAAAGACGGCAGCCGCGAAGAATTCAGCCGTGACAAAATACTGCGCGGGCTGATCCGTGCCTGTGAGAAGCGCCCTGTGTCTGTAGAGCGGCTTGAATCCATTGTGTCAGAGGTGGAGAAGTCGCTGCGCGGCATCGCCTTGGCTGAGATCGAGAGCCGCCAGATTGGCGAGCTGGTCATGGAGCAGCTCTATCCTGTGGACGAGGTGGCCTATGTCCGTTTCGCCTCTGTATACCGTCAGTTCAAGGACATTAACATGTTCATGAAAGAGCTGAAGGGACTGCTCTCCAAGAACACAGATGAGCTGGATGGATTGTAG
- the mutM gene encoding DNA-formamidopyrimidine glycosylase → MPELPEVETVRRTLNELITGKQIESVTVRLPRIIQRPDDTQAFAHMLAGHVIETVERRGKFLRFVLDGLVMVSHLRMEGRYGLYQQEDPLDKHTHVIFHFTDGTELRYTDVRQFGTMHLFQPGEDLLLKPLNKLGDEPLDPSFTVERFSRIVANRNTKIKPLLLNQEYVVGIGNIYVDEALHRAGIHPEVSARSLTEEQLVKLHHAIVTTLTEAVNAGGSSVKSYVNGQGESGNYQQQHRIYGRKDQPCSTCGTLIEKSVVGGRGTHICPSCQPLSVVLK, encoded by the coding sequence ATGCCGGAATTACCGGAAGTAGAAACAGTCAGAAGAACACTTAATGAATTAATTACAGGCAAGCAGATAGAGAGTGTTACCGTAAGACTGCCGCGTATCATCCAGCGTCCGGATGACACGCAGGCATTTGCCCATATGCTGGCTGGCCATGTCATCGAAACTGTGGAGCGCCGGGGCAAATTTTTACGCTTTGTCCTGGACGGACTGGTCATGGTTTCCCATTTGCGGATGGAAGGCCGCTATGGTCTGTACCAGCAGGAAGATCCGCTGGACAAGCATACACATGTTATTTTTCATTTCACGGACGGCACAGAACTTCGCTACACGGATGTGCGCCAATTCGGCACGATGCATTTATTCCAGCCGGGTGAGGATTTACTGCTTAAGCCGCTGAACAAGCTCGGCGATGAGCCGCTTGACCCTTCATTTACGGTGGAACGGTTCAGCCGGATTGTGGCGAACAGGAATACCAAAATCAAGCCGCTGCTGCTCAATCAGGAATATGTGGTCGGTATCGGCAATATTTATGTGGATGAGGCTCTGCACCGTGCAGGCATTCATCCGGAAGTAAGCGCACGGTCGCTGACAGAAGAACAGCTGGTCAAGCTGCATCATGCTATCGTCACCACTTTAACGGAAGCGGTGAACGCCGGCGGTTCTTCCGTGAAATCCTATGTTAACGGCCAGGGAGAAAGCGGGAACTATCAGCAGCAGCACCGCATTTACGGCCGCAAAGACCAGCCCTGCAGCACCTGTGGTACCCTGATTGAGAAAAGTGTCGTCGGCGGCAGAGGAACGCATATCTGTCCAAGCTGTCAGCCCTTGTCCGTTGTGTTAAAATAA